TCATAAATTTTCTGTTtatacagttacagttacatcAACACTGAACCAGCTTCACTCAGATTTCAACTGACAGTCACCCAAAAACCACGCCCTCTTTatcaaacaaatatataaaagccCCGCCTCTTGTTTCTAAAGGACTGTAATAGTCTATAAAGCCCCGCTCACGTTTCTAAACCGACTGTAATAGTCTATGAAGCCCCGCCCCTGATAATATTCAtgaagccccgcctcctgctgtcAGTGCTCTGTGCTCTGCAGGCTGATCAGTTTAATTCAGCTTTAATGCTCCAGTTTTCGATATTGATTATTAATTgatcttttttcctcttcagtGATGCTGTGAGGTGTTTGGCTGCTGAGCGTGTGTCACAACCCCAGTGGTCCTGATTTGAGTCCAGCAGACCGGAAGTGCCCCTCTAAGTGAGTCAGTGTTTGTCCCCATGATGGCCGGTGAGGCTGACAGCGCCGCCCTGCTGGCTGCTCAGAGGAAGTCGTCTCCACTCAGGTGCGAGGGTGAGCTGGGCGGCGGCGCCCCCTACAGCGCAGACGGACTCAGTGCCGGACACTTCCTACCCGCTCCCTGCGCCCCCCCACCCGACGGCCTGCGCTCCTTCCTGCCCTACAGCGGGGCCAGCGGGGTGGTCAGCGGGGGAGCAGAGGGGTCAGAGGGTTCGCATTACGTGGCGGCCTCCGTCCACTACAGCCCCGCCCTGCCCGCGCTGTCCGGCCCCGCCCCCGCCTTCCCCCCCTCCGTCCGGCTCCAGCTTAGCGGCATGTACCAGCAGTATGAGGGGCCAGGGACCCCCAGGGGCCGCGCGCAGGTCTACCTCTGTAACAGAGCACTGTGgctgaagtttcacagacaCCAGACCGAGATGATCATCACCAAACAGGGCAGGTaatgttactattattattattattattattattataaatacaacaataacaaaaaggTCTGAGATCACATTAataatttttccatttaaactTGGAAATGAACAATAAAGTTTTGAAATTATGAACAAATTAAAGAGCTCATTTAATTGAAAACGTCCTCTATCTTTTACTGTATAtgcttaaaaaggtggttcttcttttgtaaataatatatgtagagccatgaacactgcATTTTCATGATTAGAGGGCCATGAATGGGTTTCCTAGACTGatggtgaatgtgctgtagatggttcttgactttggttctatatagcaacaaaaagggttcctctaatGTTACAATAaaaagcttgttacaatagaagaaccatttttggtgctatatagagcacATTGTCCATCTGCTATTATTAAAAATCTGACATCAGTTGTTCTACAGTAAAATCAGCCTGTTCACTTCGCTGTttatataataacataaaaatactTATTACTGTTATAATGTTAATATATTACTCTTACAGATTTATTAGCTCATTCAGTCTTCAGAggcttagccccgcccactcacttTTTGtgctcatttacatgcatcagtTTTACAGGTGGAGGAACAGAATCAGCCTGTTTAGATGCGAGAGGCTGGAAATGATGATGTATGGCTGTTTTAGGTAAATAAACGTTTGAGATATTATTAGTGGAGCTCAAAGAGAAAAACTAGAGGCAAAATTAAGTGCGTGAAGATTCTGGACCGGTTCTGGTTCTGTCGTTTACACGGAAAGCCGCGGTTAGTTTTGGTTCCTTTTAGAAAATGTGATCTCAAACGAAATATTAAAttagagaagaacagaagcGACGACTACCGCTGATCACAATCATGCACAACAGTGTAAACACCGCCCCttccccatacacacacactacagacacatTAACACACTCTCACTGCTTATTACTGTATTTAGcagaagctcttatccagagtgacttacaaaaagacccacgcgcacacgcacacacacacacacacacacacacacacacacacacacacacacacacacatacacacacacacacacacacacacacacactatatatgtatatatatatatatatatattattgagTTTGCAGCTGCTGAAAAAGTTCCAGCTGTAAGTAATTTTAATCGGATATCAGAAACGAGCTCCAGGAGAAATGAACGGAGATTTGAGTGATTCCGCAGGCGACCAGCAGAGGGCGCAGCTTCCCCACAGCCAGATTCCTTCAGTCTGCTATCAGTCTCACTCCTCATTGGATTAGATATATGATTAGTGGTAGATAACTGGTAGGTTGATTAAAAGATTGGAAGATTAATCAATATACTTTGATAGATTGATTGATATAATAGATTCATAGATTAGTGGAGTGATCAATACTCTCATAGACAACTGATGTATCAGTAGCTTGATTGTTTGATCGGTAGATTGACTGTTTGGTTGGTAGATTGACCATTTAGTTGGTAGATTGACTGTTTGGTCAGTAGATTAATTTTTTGTTCAGTAGATTGATTGTTTGATTGGTAGATTGACTGTTTGGTTGGTAGATTAACCATTTAGTTGGTAGATTGACTGTTTGGTCGGTAGATTAATTGTTTGTTCAGTAGATTGACTATTTGGTTGGTAGATTGACTAATTGTTCGGTACATTGACTGTTTGTTTGGTAGGTTGACTGTTTTGTCAGTAGATGACTGTTTGGTCGGTAGATTGACCATTTGGCCAGTAGATTGACCATTTGGTCGGTAGATtgattatttgggtggtagattgACTGTTTGTTCGGTAGATTGACTATTTGTTCGGTAGATTGGCCATTTGATCGGTAGATTGATTGTTTGGTCAGTAAATTGACCATTTGGTCAGTAGATTGATTGTTTGGTTGGTAGATTTGCTGTTTGGTGGGTAGATTGTTTGTTTGGTCGGTAGATTGGCTGTTTGTTGGATAGATTGACTGTTTGGTCAGTAGATTGACCATTTGGTCGGTAGATTGACTGTTTGGTAGATTGACTGTTTGGTAGATTGAGTGTTTGGTTGGTAGATTGACCATTTGGTCAGTAGGTTGATTGTTTGGTTGGTAGATTGGCTGTTTGGTTGGTAGATTGCCATTTCATGGGTATATTGATTGTTTGGTCAGTATATTGGCTGTTTGGTTGGTAGATTCTTTGTTTGGTCGGTAGATTGACTGTTTGTTTGGTAGATTGGCTGTTTGGTCGGTAGATTGTTTGTTTGGTCAGTAGATTGGCTGTTTGTTCTGTAGATTGACTGTTTGGTTGGTagattgtttgtttggttggtaGATTGACTGTTTGTTCGGTAGATTGCCTGTTTGGTCCGTAGACTGACCGTTTGGTCGGTAGATTGATTGTTTGATCTGTAGATCGACTGTTAGTTCGGTAGATTGACTGTATTGGTCGGTAGATTGACTGTTAGGTCGGGAGATTGACTGTTAGGTCGGTAGATTGATTGTTTGATCAGTAGATTGATTGTTTGATTGGTAGATTGACTGTTAGTTCAGTAGATTGACTGTTAGGTCGGTAGATTGACTGTTTGGTCAgtagattgattgattgatcagCAGATTGATTGTTTGATCAATAGATTGACTGTTAGTTTGGTGGATTGACTGTTTTTTCCAATATtaatattttctgttctttctgtgttctctgtttgtgttctctctgtcttctctctttatgttctctgtgttctctatgttctctctgtgttctctgtgtgtgttctctgtgttctctctgggttctctctgtgttctctgtgttctctatctgtgttctctctgggttctctctgtattctctgtatgtgtgttctctgtctgctgtttctgtgttctctgtgtgtgttctctgtgttctctctgggttctctctgtgttctctgtctgttcatctctgtgttctctttgtgttctctgtatgtgtgttctctctttgtgttctctgtgtgtcctctgtttgttctgtgtgtgttctttgtgttctctctgtgttctctgtgcgTTCTCTATGTATGTTCCCTGTATgttctctgtgttctgtgtgcATTCTTTGTATTCTCTAtatgttctctgtgttctctctgtgttctctgtctgtgtgaTCTCCATGTTCTCTGCAGACGGATGTTCCCGTTCCTCAGTTTCAGTATAGCCGGTCTGAATCTGGCATCTCACTATAACGTGTACGTTGAGATTGTTCTGGCAGACCCGAATCACTGGAGGTTCCAGGGAGGAAAGTGGGTGACCTGTGGAAAAGCCGACAACAACATGCAGGGTATTATTAATAATCAATAACCAATAATCAGTTTTACAGTATATGCAGACCTGCATTACTGATAAATCTGTAGAACttgcaaaacatttatttatgaatgattttcaaaaaattcattttctctttttgaggTTTAGTAACATTATTATGTAGTTTTATCTTAATTAACTAACTACAATTTTAATATTCTTATTAATGATTTACTAATCAAATCAATTATTTGGAGTAGCTTTAGTAGCTTTGGATGTCattgttgttgatgatgatgatgattatgatgatggtGCTGTTGtcataattatcattattatcagtTTTATTATTCGTACTAgcattaaatgttgtttattaaCATGTTTTAGGGAATAAAGTCTACGTCCATCCAGAGTCTCCAAACACAGGAGCTCACTGGATGAGGCAGGAAATTTCATTCGGCAAATTAAAACTGACCAACAACAAAGGAGCAACGACCAGTAACGGTCAGGTAACAATCACTTCTGACCTGATTCAGtgtccactatgaattatttagcatcctctatgaattattcagtaactattatgaatgattcagtaagcactatgaattattcactatctattatgaattattcatgatctattatgaattatttagtatccactatgaattattcagcgtccaatgaattattcagtatgtactatgaattattcaatatccacTATGGATTTTTCAGTATTCACTATGAATGagtcagtatctattatgaattattcagtatttactatgaatcattcagtattcactgtgaattattcagtatctattatgaattattcagtatctgctatgaattattcagtaggcactatgaatttttcagtatctactgtaaaaaattcagcatccactgatattaaaatattgattaaattaattattgatGAGGTGTTATGAATTATTGATTAAGTATTATGAATGACTGATTAAGTGTTTTTCCTCTGAAGCAGATGATCGTTCTTCAGTCTCTACATAAGTACCAGCCCAGACTGCACATTGTGGAGGTTCTGCCGGATGGAGCCGATGACGTGAGAAGAGAACCTCCCTCTCAGATCTTTGTCTTTCCAGAGAGCCAGTTCATCGCAGTGACCGCGTACCAGAACACTgatgtaaataaatgcataaacatCATTAATATCCTCATCATTAATCTGCTCCATTACAGGCATATATGAATATGATAATAATTCAGTCAGTCATATAcaggactgtgtaaaagtcaatGCCCCCTTCAAGATGATTTGTCTGATCACCTCACAAACATCTCCTGTAAATGATCAACTTACAGTAAATGGATGATTTGACTgataattaaacaaatgaaggatCTTTGACTTTTGATTACTGCTGTAAATATGcacataataataaacagatcATTTcctgttatttgtttttgtctgtctaTAGATCACCCAGCTGAAGATTGATCACAACCCTTTTGCAAAAGGTTTTAGAGATAATTATGACTCGTAAGTTTTAAAAGCCAtgctttctttattattattattattattattattgttgttgttgttgttgtttggctATATTATATTTTAGGGTGTGCTTTAATAAGATGAAGCACTGAGCTCATATCTCTGTCCATCCATCAGAAGCTTATAAACACTTCTCATCATGTTTAGaggggaagtccaccaattTTTCGCAATTCTGCTTAACTGAGTTGCTGAGATGTAGACaaagtgtggtttgatgtgaaacgctctaTTGTACAGTgtgtttagctccacccactcagcccacagcagtttaaccccacccattcagcccacagcaccTTAACCCCACCCacttagcctacagcagtttagcttcacccattcagcctacagcagtttagccacaaccattcaacctacagcagtttagccccacccattcagcctacagcagtttagctccacccactcagcctacagcagtttagctccacccattcaacctacagcagtttagccacaaccattcaacctacagcagtttagctccactcattcagcctacagcagtttagccacaaccattcagcctacagccgtttagccccacccattcagcctacagcagtttagctccacccattcagcctacagcagtttagctccactcattcagcctacagcagtttagccacaaccattcagcctacagccgtttagccacaaccattcagcctacagcagtttagccccacccattcagcctacagcagtttagccccacccattcagcctacagcagtttagctccacccattcagcctacagcagtttagccacaaccattcag
This portion of the Pygocentrus nattereri isolate fPygNat1 chromosome 24, fPygNat1.pri, whole genome shotgun sequence genome encodes:
- the eomesb gene encoding eomesodermin homolog b isoform X1 gives rise to the protein MMAGEADSAALLAAQRKSSPLRCEGELGGGAPYSADGLSAGHFLPAPCAPPPDGLRSFLPYSGASGVVSGGAEGSEGSHYVAASVHYSPALPALSGPAPAFPPSVRLQLSGMYQQYEGPGTPRGRAQVYLCNRALWLKFHRHQTEMIITKQGRRMFPFLSFSIAGLNLASHYNVYVEIVLADPNHWRFQGGKWVTCGKADNNMQGNKVYVHPESPNTGAHWMRQEISFGKLKLTNNKGATTSNGQQMIVLQSLHKYQPRLHIVEVLPDGADDVRREPPSQIFVFPESQFIAVTAYQNTDITQLKIDHNPFAKGFRDNYDSMYTAPEGERLTPSPTDSPRAHQIVPTGRYAMQPFLQEHHLGNPPQTRFYSSERAVPQTARMEDCGAPHRWLVTQQGGCSKLELTAYEGDYSSGLLPAYTLKSLQGAHSLGYYSDSAFTSVAAGWGSKVTYQKKVAPGLPWSPRPNPSEFSDSQLADKDRVQQEELCPAPAWVDTAPFLKPLDTDTGVYSVVCKRRRLSSPESSPAVKCEESRGLDAFSKDTKSYCAFYSAT
- the eomesb gene encoding eomesodermin homolog b isoform X2, producing the protein MMAGEADSAALLAAQRKSSPLRCEGELGGGAPYSADGLSAGHFLPAPCAPPPDGLRSFLPYSGASGVVSGGAEGSEGSHYVAASVHYSPALPALSGPAPAFPPSVRLQLSGMYQQYEGPGTPRGRAQVYLCNRALWLKFHRHQTEMIITKQGRRMFPFLSFSIAGLNLASHYNVYVEIVLADPNHWRFQGGKWVTCGKADNNMQGNKVYVHPESPNTGAHWMRQEISFGKLKLTNNKGATTSNGQMIVLQSLHKYQPRLHIVEVLPDGADDVRREPPSQIFVFPESQFIAVTAYQNTDITQLKIDHNPFAKGFRDNYDSMYTAPEGERLTPSPTDSPRAHQIVPTGRYAMQPFLQEHHLGNPPQTRFYSSERAVPQTARMEDCGAPHRWLVTQQGGCSKLELTAYEGDYSSGLLPAYTLKSLQGAHSLGYYSDSAFTSVAAGWGSKVTYQKKVAPGLPWSPRPNPSEFSDSQLADKDRVQQEELCPAPAWVDTAPFLKPLDTDTGVYSVVCKRRRLSSPESSPAVKCEESRGLDAFSKDTKSYCAFYSAT